The Apibacter raozihei DNA segment TCCAATAAATATCTAAGATTTCTAAATCAGAATTTTTTATTAAGTCAGGTAAATCAATAATAAGATCTTTTAATTTTTGAACTCTACATTCAAGTTTTATATTTTTTAAATAAACAGTTTTATAAATTGTATAAAAAATAAAACAAAAGAAAAAACAAAAGGTGATAAAAAGAGACCAATAATTTATTTTATTAAGATGTATTTCTTCATATTTTTTTAAATTGTCAGAATTTATCTTTAAAACTCCGGATTCCGTACATAAAAGAATATCGTTCGATTGAACCAGTGAATTATAGATGCTTAAGTTTTGAAAGCCGGGTGATTTAATTTGAAAACTATCCTGATGTATATAAAAAGGGTAAATACCCTTATTAGAAATCGCTAAAAACATACTGTCGTTAACAGGCTTCAGCTTATTTATGTTCAATGAATAGACAGGAAATTTAAATTTTTTATAAATGATGTGCTTATTAGTGAGAATGATAAATTCTTTATTATTTATATTTGTTAATATAAAATCTTTGATTGATGGATAATCTCTAGTATGGCTTATTTTTTTTAAAGTATCGGAGTAAAGATAAATTCCGTTGTTCAATGTTGAAAAATAAACATTTTTATTCAGCTTATAAAAAGCCGTAATATATAATGATTCGGCTGAGTATTGTTTTTCAATTTGAAAGTCTTTATTTAAGTAATACAAACCGGATTGAGTTCCTATGAGATAGGTGAAATCAGTTAAATTCTCTGAACTTGAAAATGTTGAAATAATACGTGATGGACACTTAAATATAAATTCAGATTTAGCTAAGGGGTAAAAAGATTTTAATTTAATTTTTATTCTGTAAACCTCATTCTTGTCTGTATAATAATACAAATAATTACCAATAACATCTATTCCTGCTATGCTCTGATTTTGATCTAAAGTGCAAACCCAATAAGCTTTTAATGAGTTATTTTTCAAACAATATAAATCATTCTGCGAAGTCAGGAAATAAGAGAAACTGCTGTTTTGAAAGGAAGTAATGATCCTTTTATTCTCATTTTTATATTTAAGATTGTAATTAAAAGGAATCTTCCACAGAGCATTCTTACTTATGACATAGATAAGTTTTTGCAAAGAATCGGAAACACAAATATTTCTCCCTTCGAAACTTAACGGAAATCCATCCAAATTTTGTATGGAAAATTTTTCGGATCTATAAGTAAGCGTGAAATGATGGGAAGATAGTAGAGTTGAAAGTGTATCAGTATTTTTTATAAATACTTTTGAGTTTTCTTTAACCTGCTTTTTTTTCCAATTTTTCTGATCATAAGATTTACTATACAAATAGTTTCCACTTAAAGCATATAAAGTATCTCTGAAAACAGAAACATACTCAATAGTTTTATTTTTAATCAAATACGTATATGAATTTTTATTTCTATTGTATGAAACCAGTCCTTGAGAAGTGGAACCCAGAATTAAACTGTCCTGATAAATGCAAATATTATGTGTTATCAGCAAATGGTTATTTTTATTTCGTGTTCCGTCAGTAAGTGTGATAACCGGTTTCATATCAATAAAGTCTGATTTTAAAGAAGTTTTATATAATCCAAACGAAGTAGCTACAAAAAGAGAATCTTTATCCATAATATAATCATATGGGGAATATTGATAACCCTTATTGTGAATCGTGTAGGTTTTTATTTTTACTAAATTTTTGCTTTTAGTATTTTTCCAGACTTCTAATCCATTATTTCTGGAAGCAACAAGAAGTAACGTATCAGATTTATAACTAATAGAAGAAACTTTATATATTCTGTCATCAGCTAAATTAAATTTTTTCACCTCGTAATTGGAAAATTTAAAAACTTTTCCATTCTCAGAACCTATCCAAATAGAGTGTGTAAAATCTGTTGAAATGGATGACAGCTGATCATCAAAAAAAAATTCTGCCTGATTCAGTGGAAGCAAAGAATGATTTTTTTTACAAGAAAATAAACATAATAGAGTAAGAACCTTAAATAAGTAAAGATAATTTTTCATATAATTTTAATGTGGAGTTATTTTATATCTAATATCCATATATAAAATCGGAACTTTTGGTTTTTATTAAAATAAACCAGTTGGAAATCATTTTTAATTTTTTTGTCATTTTTTCAGATAAAATAATTTTTTCAGATTGTTTATTGAAAAAAAAATAATCATATCAAAGCAAAAAATACGATCTGATAAAATGCTTTTCTATTGTAAATAGTTGTAAGCAAATAAAGCAACAAATACAACCCATCAAAAAGCCTTTATATACTTAGGTTTATCCGAAATATTTATCGAAAAGATTATGAAAATTAAAAAATGTACTCTTGCTTTATTGAGCTTTTTGATGTTATGCTCATTAGTCAAAGCACAGAAAAAGAAACAGGAAAGTCATCCAAAATTAGTCGTTGGAATTATTGTAGATCAAATGAGATGGGATTATCTATATCGTTTGTACGATCGATATGGAGACAATGGTTTTAAAAGATTATTAAATGAAGGATTTTCATTTGAAAATTGTATGGTTAATTACATACCGTCATTTACAGCCATTGGTCATAGTACAGTTTATACAGGTTCCGTACCATCCATACATGGAATTGCCGGCAATGATTTTACCGAACAGGCAACCGGTAGAAATATTTATTGTACTGAAGATCCTAAAGTAAAAACAGTAGGTATTGATGATCCGGAAAATAAAGTAGGAAAAATGTCACCGTATAACCTTAAAGTGACAACAGTAACAGATCAATTGAAATACGCCACTAATTTTCGTTCTAAAGTAATAGGAGTGTCATTAAAAGATAGAGGTAGCATACTTCCTGCAGGCCATGCCGCAGATGCGGCATATTGGTTTGATGCTAAATCAGGAAATTGGATAAGCAGTACATATTATATGCAGAGTCTTCCAGCCTGGTTATCTCAATACAATGCCAAAAAAATGCCTGAAAAATATCTTTCAAGAGATTGGAATCCCGAATACCCAATATCTACCTATATCCAAAGTCCGGATATTAAATTATTAGGTAGATATGAAACAGGATTTAAAAATTATGAAACTCCCTCATTTCCTATGAAAACTTCTGAAATGATAAAAACTTTAGGAGTTGGTTTGATTCAATATACACCATATGGTAATACAACAACTACAGATATAGCCAAACTGGCAATTGACAATGAAAAATTGGGAAATAACTCTTCAGGAGATACCGATTTTCTTGCAGTTAGTTATTCATCTCCAGATAAGATGGCCCACCATTATTCCATAAATTCAATTTTAACAGAGGACTCTTATATCAAGCTGGATAAAGAAATAGCAGATTTATTGAATCATTTGGATTCTAAAATAGGAAAAGGTAATTATCTTGTATTTCTAAGTGCAGATCATGCCGGAAATCCAAATGCAAAATTCCTTAATGATCATAAAATGCCCGCAGATGTTTGGGTATTCTCACCCTATGCAAAAAAACTAAATGATCACTTAAAATCCAAATTCGGGAAAGATAATTTGGTAAGAAGCTTTATGAATTATCAGGTAAATTTAAACTATGATGCTATCAAAGAAAGTGGTTTAAACATAGAGGAGTTAAAACAAAGTTGTATAGATTATCTGCAAACTATGGATGGAGTTTTGTATGCCGTAGATATGAAGAAAGCATCTCAGGCTACGGTACCTCATTATATTAAAGAAAAAATTATTAATGGTTATAACAAAGACCTTTCAGGAGAAATACAAATTATTTTAAAGGCAGGTTGGTATGACTGGGACTATCCGGATCCTACTAAAGGAGGAACGCATGGGACCTGGGGACCCGATGATGCGCATATTCCTTTTATCTTAATGGGGTGGAGGATTCCACATGGCCGGACTACTGAAGAAGTGTATATGACAGATATTGCACCCACGATTTCGGCTTTATTAAAAATACAAATGCCGAGTGGAGCCATTGGAAAGCCGGTAGATTATAAAATGAAATAAAAGTCAATTACATAGCTTCTTTCAGGATTATGTATGGGTCCTGAAGAAGCTAAACTTAATCTTATGCCATAAAAAATGAACATAGTAAAAATTAAAAATTTTTCTTTAGGTCTTTTCTTATTCTGTATTATGGGAAATGGTCAGTCACTAAATGTTAAAACCGGTGAAGGTGAAGATGATAAAATATCTGTGACCATGGGGGGACGGATAGTTTTCGACGGAGCTTTATATTTCGATGATAAAACTCCTTTGGGAAACGGGACAACTATCACTGATACAAGGTTAACAGCTAAAATGACCTATAAAAAATGGGACGTAAAGATTGATATGGGGTTTAACGATAAAAAAGTAAACACAAAAGATTTACATCTCAAATACAATATTAATGATAGATCTTGGGTCAAGCTGGGGTATTATGGAGAACAATTTGGGCTCGAAAACTGGGAAGGATCTGCCTGGCAAAAGTTCATGACAGCTTCTGTAAGTACACAGGTATTTGGAACTAGTCGTCAGTTAGGCATAACTTATGTAAATTGGAATGATAAAGTTTATTATAGCGGGGGAATCTTTTCAGATAATGACGCCATATCCGATGTAAAAGAAGGAAATCAGGGTTATGCTTTTATAGGAAAATTATCTTATGCACCATTGAACAGCAAAAAGAATTTAATTCATTTAGGTATATCTGCCGAGTATCGCACCGGAAATAGAAATGGAGTTGATGAAAATAATAATACTCAGAGATTTATGAATTATTCAAGTAATTTAGATACCAGAGTTGAAAAAAAGAAACCCATAAATTTTACCCTTGATCAGGTTAAAAATCAGCTGCGATTTGTTGCGGAATTTATAACTGCTTCAGGACCTTTTTTCTTACAGGGAGAATATTACAATCTCCATGTAAATAGGAGAAAAGAGTATCACTCGTATGATGCTTACGGTTTTTATGCACAATCAGGTTTATTGCTGCTGGGAGATCAATTATATAAATATAATCTGGAAGATCGTCGGTTAAAAAGACCTAAAGATAAAACTCTGGAACTTGTCGTAAGATATGATTATACTGATCTTAACGATGGCTTTTTTTCAAATGAAAGTTTAAAAGGAGGTAGAATTAATGATTTTTCTGCGGGTATAAATTATTACCTGAATAAGTATATCGGATTTAAAATTAACTATTCCTATCTATCTTTAGGAAATAACAATAATTTTGGTACGAAAGAGAATATAAATTTATTGCAAGGAAGGGTTTTAGTTGTTTTTTAAAACAAAGTTGTTAGTTAGTTGTAAAGTCATTCTTGATGACCAAAAGTAAAATTTTAAAATAATTTGAACTTTTATTCCATTAATAAATGCAACAATTGAAATTAAAAAATAAATTTGAAAATAATCTTATTGAGAAAGCATGAGGTACTGTAACTCGTAAATAGGCAAACTCTGTGGATGTGTAGGATCATAATAGATAACAACACTGTCACCAATCTGGTTTTTATATTCCGGTTGCTTTTTAATAATGGTAGAGCGAAGATTGCCTTGATCATCTTTATATAGAATAGTCCAGGCATCAGGTTTTTCAGTGCCTATCTCAACTTTATTTCTTTCACCTGTAATCTTAGCCTTAGTCTTTTTGGCTGTTATAGGATTTATTACATTTTCCGCAGGAATCACAGTTGAATCTCCTGCGGTTTTATTTTTATGACTACAGCCGGTTACAATTAATATAAACAAGCATATAAACAAGTATCGGATATTCATAGCGGGGAGATTATTCAATATCATAAGTTGTACCTTCTTTTCCGTCTTTAAGAATAATCCCCGATTCTGATAATCGATCTCTGATTTCATCGGACAAAGGCCAGTCTTTCTCTAATCGGGCCTTGTTTCTTAAATCTATAAGTACTTTCATAGCACTATCCAGTTTACTGGTATCATTAAAACTATCGGAAAGAAGTTCCAGTCCTAATATATCGTAAAAATAAGAATGAACAGCCTTTTGAAATAATTCCAAATCCTGCGCTGATAAAGTTTCATTCTTTAAATCCAGATTATTAATAAGCTTAGCCGCATCAAATAAATGAGAAATTAAAATAGGTGTATTAAAATCATCATTCAGAGCCTCATAGCAATTATCTATCCATTCTTGAATATTAAAGCTGGAAGTAGAGCCGGGAGTAATTAAAGGAAGTTTTTCAATTGCAGAAGCTAAGCGGAAAAAACCTTTTTCAGCAGCCATAACAGCCTCATTAGATAAGTCCAGAATACTGCGGTAGTGAGCCTGTAAAAAGAAAAATCGAACAACAATAGGATGGATGGGTTTTTCAAAAAAAGAATTATTTCCGGAAATCAGTTCTTCTGGAAGAATGGTATTACCCGTAGATTTACTCATTTTCTGACCGTTTAAAGTAAGCATATTAGCATGAAGCCAATATTTTACAGGTTCCTCACCATAACTTCCTTTGGCTTGTGCTATTTCACATTCGTGATGAGGAAATTTTAAATCCATACCTCCACCATGAATATCAAATTGTTTTCCTAAATATTTAGTGCTCATAGCAGTACATTCAAGATGCCATCCGGGGAAGCCATCGCTCCAGGGAGAAGGCCATCTCATAATATGTTCGGGGGACGCCTTTTTCCAAAGAGCAAAATCCTGCGGATTTTTCTTTTCACCCTGTCCGTCCAAATCCCTTGTATTAGCAATCATATCTTCAATTCGTCTGCCACTTAACTCTCCATAGTTTCCTCCTTCATCATTATATTTCGTAACATCAAAATAAACCGATCCGTTAGCAACGTAAGCAAGACCTTTGGTAAGAAGTTCTTTAATCAGTTCAATTTGTTCAACAATATGTCCGGTTGCAGTAGGCTCTATATCCGGAGGTAATAAATTAAGCTGTTCAAGAACTCTATGAAAATTTAAAGTATATTTTTGAACCACCTCCATAGGTTCAATCCGTTCAAGACGGGCACGGGTTGAAATTTTATCTTCAGAATTATCATCCGTCAAATGACCGGCATCGGTTATATTACGAACATAACGTACTTTATAACCTAAATGGCGAAAATAGCGGTTTATCACATCAAAAGACAAAAATGTGCGGCAATTACCTAAATGTACATTATTGTACACGGTAGGACCGCAGACATACATACCGATAAAACCTTCATGTAGCGGAATAAAGTCTTCTTTTTTTCCGTGTAAAGAATTATAAAGTTTAATCTGATTGTCTTTAAATGTACGCATTTTCTAAATTTTAAAATGGGAGTCGATTCCTATATAATGTAAAAATTCTTTTCTTGTTGTCGGGTTGTTTCTAAACATACCGCTTAGCTCAGCAGTTACAGTACTGCTATTATAATCCTGAATACCTCTGGAGTTAACACACAAATGCTTAGCATCGATAACGCAGGCAACATCTTTTGTATTTAGAGCTTCCTTGATAGCTTCTACTATTTGTCTTGTAAGACGCTCCTGAACCTGAGGGCGGCGGGCATAATAATTAACAATACGGTTAATTTTAGATAATCCTATGACAGTGCCGTTAGAAATGTAAGCAACATGTGCTTTCCCAATTATAGGCAGGAAATGATGCTCGCAGGTAGAATATACGGTAATGTCTTTTTCTATAAGCATTTGTCTGTACTTATAGTTATTTTCAAAAGTTGAAACAGAAGGTTTATTTTCAGGAAGTAACCCTCCGAATATTTCATTAACGTACATTTTAGCCACACGCTTAGGAGTATCCCTTAAACTGTCATCATTCATATCCAGTCCAAGGATATTCATAATTTCAGCAAAATGTTTCTGAATCAGTTCTTGTTTTTTTTCCGGTGAAATTGCAAAAGCATCCTCTCTAATAGGAGTATACT contains these protein-coding regions:
- the pafA gene encoding alkaline phosphatase PafA → MKIKKCTLALLSFLMLCSLVKAQKKKQESHPKLVVGIIVDQMRWDYLYRLYDRYGDNGFKRLLNEGFSFENCMVNYIPSFTAIGHSTVYTGSVPSIHGIAGNDFTEQATGRNIYCTEDPKVKTVGIDDPENKVGKMSPYNLKVTTVTDQLKYATNFRSKVIGVSLKDRGSILPAGHAADAAYWFDAKSGNWISSTYYMQSLPAWLSQYNAKKMPEKYLSRDWNPEYPISTYIQSPDIKLLGRYETGFKNYETPSFPMKTSEMIKTLGVGLIQYTPYGNTTTTDIAKLAIDNEKLGNNSSGDTDFLAVSYSSPDKMAHHYSINSILTEDSYIKLDKEIADLLNHLDSKIGKGNYLVFLSADHAGNPNAKFLNDHKMPADVWVFSPYAKKLNDHLKSKFGKDNLVRSFMNYQVNLNYDAIKESGLNIEELKQSCIDYLQTMDGVLYAVDMKKASQATVPHYIKEKIINGYNKDLSGEIQIILKAGWYDWDYPDPTKGGTHGTWGPDDAHIPFILMGWRIPHGRTTEEVYMTDIAPTISALLKIQMPSGAIGKPVDYKMK
- a CDS encoding ligand-binding sensor domain-containing protein — translated: MLPLNQAEFFFDDQLSSISTDFTHSIWIGSENGKVFKFSNYEVKKFNLADDRIYKVSSISYKSDTLLLVASRNNGLEVWKNTKSKNLVKIKTYTIHNKGYQYSPYDYIMDKDSLFVATSFGLYKTSLKSDFIDMKPVITLTDGTRNKNNHLLITHNICIYQDSLILGSTSQGLVSYNRNKNSYTYLIKNKTIEYVSVFRDTLYALSGNYLYSKSYDQKNWKKKQVKENSKVFIKNTDTLSTLLSSHHFTLTYRSEKFSIQNLDGFPLSFEGRNICVSDSLQKLIYVISKNALWKIPFNYNLKYKNENKRIITSFQNSSFSYFLTSQNDLYCLKNNSLKAYWVCTLDQNQSIAGIDVIGNYLYYYTDKNEVYRIKIKLKSFYPLAKSEFIFKCPSRIISTFSSSENLTDFTYLIGTQSGLYYLNKDFQIEKQYSAESLYITAFYKLNKNVYFSTLNNGIYLYSDTLKKISHTRDYPSIKDFILTNINNKEFIILTNKHIIYKKFKFPVYSLNINKLKPVNDSMFLAISNKGIYPFYIHQDSFQIKSPGFQNLSIYNSLVQSNDILLCTESGVLKINSDNLKKYEEIHLNKINYWSLFITFCFFFCFIFYTIYKTVYLKNIKLECRVQKLKDLIIDLPDLIKNSDLEILDIYWNIQQNLSITDKKKPKNQKIFFTKQINSIYSLFILILLKQKKQLKEINSFESLKMISKSEEIQNTGDCYKLKICIDTNYLWINDFYKLKNEITEIIRLINSGIIIEGYTDVLLNHMENMYKSMYDEKIAVLRFKKDHLISDFVKDNNTNIYSHIHLKKEIILIRETLEKYTLYNSYTDSMRVSLAKYSQLSDYGHEIWKILKDLKEIKVQTQILLILNTVFNLCLKYKLNIDILMKENTLNSNTSIVNTLYSETQNKNFILSREIDELLSTFFNSLPKDEFNLITEVLKINNFKSQNAKILVLLFSDKHIKRTIIPGILNVYSNLNPIISRLLNNRIKNNINAIEEFELSHPNSLIAKILKSLCK
- a CDS encoding OprO/OprP family phosphate-selective porin, whose protein sequence is MNIVKIKNFSLGLFLFCIMGNGQSLNVKTGEGEDDKISVTMGGRIVFDGALYFDDKTPLGNGTTITDTRLTAKMTYKKWDVKIDMGFNDKKVNTKDLHLKYNINDRSWVKLGYYGEQFGLENWEGSAWQKFMTASVSTQVFGTSRQLGITYVNWNDKVYYSGGIFSDNDAISDVKEGNQGYAFIGKLSYAPLNSKKNLIHLGISAEYRTGNRNGVDENNNTQRFMNYSSNLDTRVEKKKPINFTLDQVKNQLRFVAEFITASGPFFLQGEYYNLHVNRRKEYHSYDAYGFYAQSGLLLLGDQLYKYNLEDRRLKRPKDKTLELVVRYDYTDLNDGFFSNESLKGGRINDFSAGINYYLNKYIGFKINYSYLSLGNNNNFGTKENINLLQGRVLVVF
- the cysS gene encoding cysteine--tRNA ligase is translated as MRTFKDNQIKLYNSLHGKKEDFIPLHEGFIGMYVCGPTVYNNVHLGNCRTFLSFDVINRYFRHLGYKVRYVRNITDAGHLTDDNSEDKISTRARLERIEPMEVVQKYTLNFHRVLEQLNLLPPDIEPTATGHIVEQIELIKELLTKGLAYVANGSVYFDVTKYNDEGGNYGELSGRRIEDMIANTRDLDGQGEKKNPQDFALWKKASPEHIMRWPSPWSDGFPGWHLECTAMSTKYLGKQFDIHGGGMDLKFPHHECEIAQAKGSYGEEPVKYWLHANMLTLNGQKMSKSTGNTILPEELISGNNSFFEKPIHPIVVRFFFLQAHYRSILDLSNEAVMAAEKGFFRLASAIEKLPLITPGSTSSFNIQEWIDNCYEALNDDFNTPILISHLFDAAKLINNLDLKNETLSAQDLELFQKAVHSYFYDILGLELLSDSFNDTSKLDSAMKVLIDLRNKARLEKDWPLSDEIRDRLSESGIILKDGKEGTTYDIE
- the folE gene encoding GTP cyclohydrolase I FolE; its protein translation is MFSKEDEELDHPSHTEYTPIREDAFAISPEKKQELIQKHFAEIMNILGLDMNDDSLRDTPKRVAKMYVNEIFGGLLPENKPSVSTFENNYKYRQMLIEKDITVYSTCEHHFLPIIGKAHVAYISNGTVIGLSKINRIVNYYARRPQVQERLTRQIVEAIKEALNTKDVACVIDAKHLCVNSRGIQDYNSSTVTAELSGMFRNNPTTRKEFLHYIGIDSHFKI